Proteins found in one Pectobacterium atrosepticum genomic segment:
- a CDS encoding ornithine decarboxylase gives MKQLKIAANAAVATRLITTREIVALSQTDFTDVAAVVVSIEEARSGILSILQHTGFSIPAFVEEPDEDKESDVLPAGSEWLILDDEGEHASVLERAAKAYQDALLPPFFDTLTKYVKMKNTTFACPGHQGGQFFRKHPAGRQFFEFYGENVFRSDICNADVKLGDLLIHEGAAKKAQKHAARVFNADKTYFVLNGTSSANKVVTNALLARGDLVLFDRNNHKSNHHGALVQAGATPVYLETVRNPFGFIGGVDAHCFDETYLRKLIAEVAPERANEPRPFRLAVIQLGTYDGTIYNARQVVDSIGHLCDYILFDSAWVGYEQFIPMMEQCSPLLLDLNENDPGIFVTQSVHKQQAGFSQTSQIHKKDTHIKGQRRFCNHKQLNNAFMLHASTSPFYPLFAALDVNAKMHEGASGRRMWMDCVKLGIEARKQLLTRCSLIKPFVPVTVGGALWEDHDTETIAQDVRFFNFEPGEKWHAFEGYAEDQYFIDPCKLLLTTPGIDAISGDYTEFGIPATILANYLREHGIIPEKCDMNSILFLLTPAEDTAKMQELVNALVHFETLIARDAPLSEVLPSLYQKYKERYRGYRLRRLCQEMHDFYAQHNVKDLQKAMFRKTEFPSVAMLPQDANREFVRGNIELVPIVEAEGRIAAEGALPYPPGVLCVVPGEAWGGAVQRYFLALEDGINLLPGFSPELQGVYSVAEEDGRKRLYGYVVEK, from the coding sequence ATGAAACAGTTAAAAATTGCGGCGAATGCAGCGGTTGCCACCCGTTTAATCACAACGCGCGAGATTGTCGCGTTGAGTCAGACTGACTTCACTGATGTGGCGGCGGTCGTGGTTTCTATTGAGGAAGCCCGTAGCGGTATTCTGTCGATATTGCAGCACACCGGTTTTAGTATTCCGGCGTTTGTCGAAGAGCCTGATGAAGATAAAGAGTCAGATGTTCTGCCTGCGGGCAGCGAATGGCTGATTCTTGATGATGAAGGTGAGCACGCGAGCGTGCTGGAACGTGCGGCTAAAGCCTATCAAGATGCGTTGCTGCCGCCGTTTTTCGATACGCTGACCAAGTACGTCAAAATGAAGAACACGACGTTTGCCTGCCCAGGGCATCAGGGCGGTCAGTTCTTCCGTAAGCATCCGGCAGGGCGTCAGTTTTTTGAGTTTTACGGTGAGAACGTTTTTCGTTCGGACATCTGTAACGCCGACGTCAAACTGGGCGATTTGCTGATCCATGAAGGGGCGGCGAAGAAGGCACAGAAGCACGCTGCGCGGGTGTTTAACGCCGATAAGACCTATTTCGTGTTAAACGGCACGTCCTCTGCGAACAAAGTCGTGACAAACGCGCTGTTAGCGCGTGGCGATCTGGTGCTGTTTGACCGTAACAACCATAAATCCAACCATCACGGTGCGCTGGTTCAGGCGGGGGCGACGCCTGTCTATCTGGAAACCGTGCGCAATCCGTTTGGCTTTATTGGCGGCGTTGATGCGCACTGCTTTGACGAAACCTATCTGCGCAAGCTGATTGCGGAAGTCGCGCCGGAACGTGCTAACGAGCCACGCCCGTTCCGTCTAGCTGTCATCCAGCTTGGCACCTATGACGGCACCATTTATAACGCCCGTCAGGTTGTCGATAGCATCGGGCACCTGTGTGACTACATTTTGTTTGACTCGGCCTGGGTCGGCTACGAGCAGTTCATTCCGATGATGGAGCAGTGCTCGCCGCTGTTGCTGGATCTGAATGAGAACGATCCGGGCATCTTTGTCACCCAGTCGGTGCATAAGCAGCAGGCGGGCTTCTCCCAGACCTCTCAGATCCACAAAAAAGATACGCATATCAAAGGGCAGCGTCGTTTTTGCAACCATAAGCAGCTGAATAACGCCTTTATGCTGCATGCGTCGACGAGCCCGTTTTACCCGCTGTTCGCCGCGTTGGATGTTAATGCCAAAATGCACGAAGGAGCCAGCGGGCGTCGTATGTGGATGGACTGCGTGAAGCTGGGCATTGAGGCTCGTAAGCAACTGCTGACGCGCTGTTCGCTCATCAAACCGTTCGTCCCCGTTACGGTGGGCGGTGCGCTCTGGGAGGATCACGATACGGAGACGATCGCGCAGGACGTGCGTTTCTTTAACTTTGAGCCGGGCGAGAAATGGCATGCGTTCGAAGGGTACGCAGAGGATCAGTATTTTATCGATCCTTGCAAATTACTGCTGACTACGCCGGGTATTGATGCGATTAGTGGTGATTACACCGAATTTGGTATTCCGGCGACGATCCTTGCTAACTATCTGCGCGAGCACGGCATCATCCCTGAAAAATGCGACATGAACTCGATCCTGTTCCTGTTAACGCCAGCGGAAGACACGGCAAAAATGCAGGAGCTGGTTAATGCGCTGGTTCATTTTGAAACGCTGATCGCTCGTGATGCGCCGCTGAGCGAAGTGCTGCCTAGCCTGTATCAGAAATACAAAGAGCGCTACCGTGGTTACCGTCTGCGTCGGCTGTGTCAGGAAATGCATGATTTTTATGCCCAGCATAATGTGAAAGATCTGCAAAAAGCGATGTTCCGCAAAACCGAATTCCCGTCAGTGGCGATGTTGCCGCAGGATGCCAATAGGGAATTTGTGCGCGGGAATATCGAGCTGGTTCCCATCGTTGAAGCTGAAGGACGTATCGCGGCGGAAGGTGCATTGCCATACCCGCCGGGCGTGCTGTGTGTGGTACCGGGGGAAGCCTGGGGCGGAGCGGTACAGCGCTATTTTCTGGCGTTGGAAGATGGGATTAACCTGCTGCCCGGTTTTTCACCGGAATTGCAGGGGGTTTACAGCGTTGCGGAAGAAGATGGCCGCAAACGGCTGTACGGCTACGTGGTAGAAAAGTAA
- a CDS encoding ATP-dependent helicase, whose product MAYSDTPEQSAVINWKGRHLVVNAFAGTGKTTTLVRYAQANPDRRMLYLAYNRAVRDDAERKFPFNVECKTSHQLAWMKFGKHLKPRLTPNLRITDVARKLNTRHWPLVRMALAALNHFLCSASPALSYEHLPDENNREGLDAGNILGAAQFLWNEMSRIDSTFPVTHDTYLKLFQLSVPDLSKRWDTILFDEAQDANPVISSLVLTQNCNVVLVGDRHQQIYRFRGADNALNAPVLEGADRLWLTQSFRFGSAVAEMANVLLARQEETHPVIGNGGDDDVIDRLPADVSRYTILSRTVAGVIGAALYESMKEKIVYWVGGIEGYKTEELEDLYWFSVDMPERMRTPRLSREYRDFEEYKSMTKATGDVEMNQAIGLLDKYFPLPQKLQVLRSQATTNEKDADVVVSTAHRSKGLEWDTVMLNDDFSDITDPLLSEAARTDETNLLYVATTRARKLLVRNELLKLLCEQEESDDIAEDQFTDSNLI is encoded by the coding sequence ATGGCTTACTCGGATACGCCAGAGCAATCCGCAGTTATCAACTGGAAAGGGCGACATCTGGTCGTTAATGCTTTTGCTGGCACTGGTAAAACGACAACGCTGGTTCGCTACGCGCAGGCCAATCCTGACCGAAGGATGCTCTACCTTGCGTATAATCGTGCAGTTCGTGATGATGCGGAGCGCAAGTTTCCATTCAATGTTGAGTGTAAGACCTCTCATCAACTGGCCTGGATGAAATTTGGTAAGCATCTAAAGCCAAGATTAACGCCTAATTTGCGTATTACTGATGTTGCACGTAAGTTGAATACCCGCCACTGGCCGCTGGTCAGAATGGCGTTGGCTGCGCTGAACCATTTCCTGTGCAGTGCTTCCCCGGCACTCAGTTATGAGCATCTTCCGGATGAGAACAATCGCGAAGGATTGGATGCTGGAAATATATTGGGCGCGGCTCAGTTCCTGTGGAATGAAATGAGTCGCATCGATTCGACGTTTCCTGTAACGCATGATACCTATCTGAAATTATTCCAGTTGTCAGTGCCCGATTTATCAAAACGTTGGGACACGATCCTGTTTGATGAAGCTCAAGATGCCAATCCTGTCATCAGTTCGCTGGTACTTACTCAAAATTGTAATGTCGTCCTGGTTGGCGATCGCCATCAGCAGATTTACCGTTTTCGTGGGGCCGATAACGCGCTGAATGCGCCAGTACTGGAAGGCGCTGACCGTTTGTGGCTGACGCAGAGCTTTCGATTTGGTTCGGCTGTTGCCGAAATGGCGAATGTTTTGCTGGCACGCCAGGAAGAAACACACCCAGTGATTGGCAATGGCGGTGATGACGATGTAATTGATCGACTGCCTGCAGACGTTTCGCGTTACACGATCCTCAGCCGTACGGTTGCCGGTGTCATCGGTGCAGCTCTCTATGAGAGCATGAAAGAGAAAATAGTGTACTGGGTCGGTGGGATTGAAGGCTATAAAACGGAAGAGCTGGAAGACTTGTACTGGTTTTCAGTCGATATGCCTGAACGGATGCGTACACCACGTCTTAGTCGTGAATACCGGGATTTTGAAGAGTATAAATCTATGACCAAGGCAACCGGCGATGTTGAAATGAACCAGGCTATCGGCTTGCTGGATAAATATTTCCCGCTCCCGCAAAAACTACAGGTCTTGCGTAGTCAGGCGACGACGAATGAAAAAGATGCCGATGTCGTGGTATCGACCGCGCATCGCAGCAAGGGACTGGAATGGGACACGGTGATGCTAAACGACGACTTCTCGGATATTACCGACCCGTTGTTATCTGAAGCAGCCAGGACGGATGAAACTAACTTGCTGTATGTGGCCACAACCCGGGCTCGGAAACTTTTGGTTCGAAATGAATTATTGAAGCTGCTTTGTGAACAGGAAGAGTCTGACGATATTGCAGAGGATCAATTTACTGACTCGAACTTAATCTGA
- a CDS encoding beta-hydroxyacyl-ACP dehydratase — protein sequence MSIPSQDKDNRQPRVMGFTELKGWLRHRHPMVYLDRVLDYEPEKYIKTLMAVSGQTDAIAGHFPERAIFPASHMVQAISQSAIILFQLSTSPLADDEITLVGSIKSRFTRVVVPGDQIIFNLNCESLRDKFLTFSCKAEVAGQTVGMLKGSLVRENISTLGEQLW from the coding sequence ATGAGTATTCCATCCCAAGACAAAGATAATCGTCAACCACGAGTAATGGGGTTTACGGAGCTTAAAGGATGGCTAAGACACCGGCATCCAATGGTATATCTTGATCGTGTTCTTGATTACGAGCCAGAAAAATATATTAAAACACTTATGGCTGTTTCGGGTCAGACAGATGCCATCGCAGGCCATTTTCCCGAACGAGCTATTTTTCCGGCGAGCCATATGGTGCAAGCCATATCACAATCGGCAATTATTTTATTTCAGCTTTCAACATCACCGTTAGCTGACGATGAAATAACACTAGTCGGCTCAATAAAATCTCGTTTTACACGAGTGGTTGTACCCGGAGATCAAATTATTTTTAACCTCAACTGCGAAAGCTTGCGAGATAAATTCCTGACGTTTTCCTGTAAAGCAGAAGTCGCAGGTCAAACGGTCGGAATGCTAAAAGGCTCGCTAGTGCGCGAAAATATATCCACACTAGGAGAACAATTATGGTAA
- a CDS encoding beta-ketoacyl-[acyl-carrier-protein] synthase family protein, protein MVNHHSPVWVTGMAWSTALGDEIPTVWQYLLEGISGITDLESTLSLRSNLAAPIPDIPLEWEGARRQHVLTVKTLRKALEDASIPADDPDILAVLGTSYGHHLDSPDTFSLSEWSTQAVKAVGCVKSPITVSTACSAGSDAILTGLSFIKAGLTEICVCGGADVLTLGKRLSHSRLGTMSTDGLRAFDISHNGTVLGEGAAFLILESERHARRRGAKPYGILAGAGSANDAASAVSPDLSGQNVILTVERALNSAGLKPEDISIINAHGTGTQVNDSVEAKAYSAFFSPLPHPPTLFATKGAFGHTLGATGAIEAIAVLQALKTQRLPPIHGLYDPITPSDLPIANQKNMPCTATAGLSITLGFGGFNTCLVFQSAGSAAR, encoded by the coding sequence ATGGTAAATCATCACTCTCCTGTTTGGGTTACAGGTATGGCCTGGTCTACAGCACTAGGAGATGAAATACCTACGGTCTGGCAATACCTGCTAGAGGGTATCTCCGGTATAACCGACCTAGAATCCACATTATCGCTACGCAGTAACCTTGCGGCCCCCATACCAGATATCCCTTTAGAATGGGAAGGGGCAAGACGTCAACATGTATTAACGGTAAAAACCTTACGCAAAGCGCTTGAGGATGCTTCTATTCCTGCGGATGACCCAGATATTCTCGCAGTTTTAGGAACCAGCTATGGCCATCATTTAGACTCACCCGATACTTTCTCGTTATCAGAATGGTCAACACAAGCAGTCAAAGCAGTCGGCTGTGTTAAGTCCCCTATCACGGTAAGTACAGCCTGTTCAGCTGGCTCCGATGCAATTTTAACGGGGCTGAGCTTTATCAAGGCGGGCCTTACTGAAATATGTGTATGCGGGGGAGCCGATGTACTGACTCTGGGGAAACGGCTCAGCCATTCACGGCTAGGCACAATGTCTACCGATGGTTTACGTGCGTTCGATATCAGTCACAATGGTACTGTACTCGGTGAAGGCGCTGCATTTCTGATACTAGAATCCGAAAGGCATGCTAGACGTCGCGGTGCTAAACCTTATGGAATCCTCGCAGGAGCAGGCTCCGCAAACGACGCCGCCAGTGCAGTTTCGCCCGATTTATCAGGGCAAAATGTGATACTTACCGTAGAACGAGCGCTAAATAGCGCAGGCTTAAAACCGGAAGATATTTCCATTATAAACGCTCATGGTACAGGAACACAGGTTAACGACAGTGTAGAGGCAAAAGCTTATTCAGCGTTTTTTTCCCCCTTACCACACCCGCCGACGTTATTCGCAACAAAAGGAGCATTTGGGCATACACTTGGCGCAACGGGAGCCATTGAAGCTATTGCAGTGCTGCAGGCATTAAAAACACAAAGGCTTCCTCCAATTCATGGATTGTACGATCCCATTACCCCCTCCGATTTACCTATCGCCAATCAAAAAAACATGCCCTGCACGGCAACAGCTGGGCTGAGCATAACGCTTGGATTTGGTGGATTTAACACCTGTCTGGTTTTCCAAAGTGCAGGGAGCGCAGCACGATGA
- a CDS encoding long-chain fatty acid--CoA ligase codes for MNAFSSFRKHALLHSKETAVKSMNHNISFYNLLLLIQRIATGLKNANIKKGDRISIHMGNCFELIATYYACLKIGAIFVPLSLKLSAKEVKDLIQHSSSCAYIGDKKRFYETKQEVESCTTIEKIWVIDLKIKDKENNTHNWEEIISQSYDDSEDNTYTDEIASIFYTSGTTGHPKGIVYSQKTLTDAINLTKATINPKLHKSDGDKPAILSLVDLISPWSILITFAALHKGYSVLLLSEVDIENITETLKEIKPAWIAGTPSNFHKIIKKEENNNNSLDLSETVCVAGGDSCATELSQKFFECFGSHLQSSYGQTELGGPVIYHHDIYAINEPSIGWPLPGVEIKIKNTQSSNGELFIRSPAKTIGIWNGHDIELFPSDRWLATGDLVRQEKNRNLIFLGREKDQIKIEGYPVYPIEIEHTLIQHEDIAASVVFSVPDNFAGERIIALIQPQKNHSLNAETIASYLSNNLAHYKHPSEYIFIQEIPVNTTGKISRRKLSNEYHSLKSQAEIIFDVRIKQ; via the coding sequence ATGAATGCCTTTTCATCATTTAGAAAGCATGCTCTTTTGCATTCAAAGGAGACAGCAGTAAAATCAATGAATCACAATATATCTTTTTATAATTTACTTCTTTTAATCCAGCGAATAGCCACAGGATTGAAGAATGCAAATATAAAAAAAGGAGACCGAATTTCTATCCACATGGGAAACTGCTTTGAACTTATAGCTACATATTATGCCTGCCTAAAAATTGGAGCTATCTTTGTCCCTCTCAGCCTAAAACTGTCTGCTAAAGAAGTGAAAGATTTAATTCAACATAGCTCATCCTGTGCATACATTGGTGACAAAAAAAGATTTTATGAAACAAAACAAGAAGTTGAATCATGCACAACGATAGAAAAAATATGGGTTATAGATCTAAAAATAAAAGATAAAGAAAATAATACACATAATTGGGAAGAAATCATCTCACAATCTTATGATGATTCAGAAGATAATACTTACACAGACGAAATCGCATCTATATTTTACACATCAGGAACGACAGGACACCCCAAAGGAATTGTTTATTCACAAAAAACACTAACTGATGCTATAAATTTAACAAAAGCAACAATAAATCCCAAACTCCACAAATCAGATGGTGATAAGCCAGCTATTCTTAGCTTAGTCGATCTCATTAGCCCATGGAGTATACTTATTACTTTTGCAGCTCTTCACAAAGGCTATTCAGTACTATTACTTTCAGAAGTCGACATAGAAAACATTACAGAAACATTAAAAGAAATAAAGCCAGCATGGATTGCAGGAACACCTTCAAACTTTCATAAAATCATAAAAAAAGAAGAGAATAACAACAACTCACTCGATCTTAGTGAAACAGTTTGTGTCGCTGGCGGTGATTCCTGCGCAACAGAATTAAGCCAGAAATTTTTTGAGTGTTTTGGTTCTCATCTTCAAAGCTCTTATGGTCAAACAGAACTAGGGGGGCCAGTAATATATCATCACGATATCTATGCTATCAACGAACCATCTATTGGTTGGCCCCTACCTGGCGTAGAAATTAAAATAAAGAATACTCAATCAAGTAATGGGGAACTTTTTATTCGCTCTCCGGCGAAAACCATAGGAATTTGGAATGGGCATGACATTGAGCTATTTCCCTCTGATCGATGGCTCGCTACCGGTGACCTTGTTCGACAGGAAAAGAATAGAAACTTAATTTTTCTCGGGAGAGAAAAAGACCAAATAAAAATAGAGGGCTATCCAGTATACCCAATAGAAATTGAGCATACTCTTATTCAACACGAAGACATCGCCGCCTCAGTAGTGTTTAGCGTCCCAGATAACTTCGCTGGCGAACGTATTATTGCATTAATTCAACCCCAAAAAAACCACTCACTTAATGCAGAAACAATAGCATCCTACTTATCCAATAACCTTGCTCATTACAAACATCCATCCGAATACATTTTCATTCAAGAAATACCTGTCAACACCACGGGAAAAATCAGCCGTAGGAAACTATCAAATGAATACCATTCATTAAAGAGTCAGGCGGAAATAATTTTTGACGTTAGAATAAAACAGTAA
- a CDS encoding LysR family transcriptional regulator, with protein sequence MDWTNIPPLYALKAFESAAKHQSFTLAASELFISQSAISKHINTIEIFFGRKLFYRKGPKVFLTKEGESFAGDLRHAFEILSKACENIHRAGIVLTISSPYTFSIRQFIPVLRKYKNQDGFPIVTVETINDDYSHSIVNLKNHDATVKYGDGKFSDEWNCTLLSPECLIVVVSPKLLHLFEKDNRILIDLVYVKSRELDWFSWCEESRLKERFQVINKYEFESMDSAINAVIKGLGVAVVDIGMVCDELMDGVLLTPFKFSFYSGRGYYFLRGGDDDNYLSSLLECVRLDLSGRGLAELCFNDKCDMGNCRLAATKKITK encoded by the coding sequence ATGGACTGGACTAATATTCCCCCTCTTTACGCATTAAAGGCTTTTGAATCAGCAGCCAAGCATCAATCTTTCACTTTGGCTGCGAGTGAGTTATTTATTTCACAAAGTGCAATTAGTAAACATATCAATACCATAGAGATTTTTTTTGGCAGGAAGCTTTTCTATCGTAAAGGGCCAAAGGTTTTTTTAACTAAAGAAGGTGAGTCTTTTGCTGGTGATCTTCGCCATGCATTCGAAATACTAAGTAAAGCATGTGAAAATATTCACCGTGCTGGAATTGTATTAACTATAAGCAGTCCATACACGTTTTCTATACGCCAGTTCATTCCTGTTTTAAGAAAATATAAAAATCAAGATGGCTTCCCAATAGTCACTGTCGAAACTATAAATGATGACTATTCCCACTCTATTGTCAATTTAAAAAATCATGATGCAACAGTAAAATATGGAGATGGCAAGTTTTCTGATGAATGGAATTGTACTTTGCTTTCACCTGAGTGTTTAATTGTAGTGGTGTCTCCAAAATTGTTACATCTCTTTGAAAAAGATAATAGAATTCTAATTGATCTCGTTTATGTTAAATCAAGAGAATTAGATTGGTTTTCTTGGTGTGAAGAGTCACGTTTGAAAGAACGGTTTCAAGTTATTAATAAGTATGAGTTTGAGTCGATGGATTCAGCTATTAATGCAGTGATAAAAGGATTGGGGGTAGCGGTTGTTGATATTGGAATGGTTTGTGATGAATTAATGGATGGCGTTTTGTTAACACCATTTAAATTTTCTTTTTATTCTGGGAGAGGATATTATTTTTTGAGGGGCGGTGATGATGATAATTACTTGTCCTCCTTGCTAGAGTGTGTGAGATTGGATTTATCTGGTAGGGGTTTAGCAGAGTTGTGTTTTAATGATAAATGCGATATGGGTAATTGTAGATTGGCAGCGACGAAAAAAATTACTAAGTAG
- a CDS encoding diguanylate cyclase, translating into MGTDTIITLFRYKRWIDIETLQAIKRIDASANAEKRHLTLRLMNHIHVVDMIFRANITGQKHSYTALNTPETPSADELLITMTECTDWYIQHVNSMPPVGLAETIKFQFVDGGSGEMKAIDMLNHVLFHGTYHRGAVGWLLSESSVTPPKDVLTVFLRDHNHK; encoded by the coding sequence ATGGGTACTGACACAATAATTACGCTGTTTAGATACAAGCGCTGGATAGATATTGAAACTCTACAAGCGATTAAAAGAATTGATGCGTCTGCTAATGCAGAAAAACGCCATCTGACGCTCAGATTGATGAACCACATACATGTGGTTGATATGATATTCAGAGCTAACATTACCGGTCAGAAGCATTCCTACACTGCACTGAACACGCCAGAAACCCCCTCTGCTGACGAGCTTCTAATAACGATGACTGAATGTACAGACTGGTATATTCAACATGTCAATTCTATGCCCCCCGTTGGCCTTGCTGAAACAATTAAATTCCAATTTGTCGATGGTGGATCTGGTGAGATGAAGGCAATCGATATGCTCAATCATGTGCTGTTTCACGGAACATATCATCGCGGCGCTGTAGGTTGGCTACTTTCAGAAAGTAGTGTAACTCCACCCAAGGACGTACTGACCGTTTTTCTAAGAGATCATAACCACAAGTAA
- a CDS encoding acyl carrier protein, producing the protein MKNIENTIIGILIDDLFIGIPRSEIETDINMRDGLGLDSLGFSELRAQCEYAFNIKIEDEYFTPQYFDSIQTLTKLTSELILESNKQGENQ; encoded by the coding sequence TTGAAAAACATAGAAAACACCATTATCGGAATTCTAATCGACGATCTATTTATTGGCATCCCTCGTTCAGAAATTGAGACAGATATCAATATGCGTGATGGCCTTGGTCTAGATTCCTTAGGGTTCAGTGAACTACGAGCCCAGTGTGAGTATGCCTTTAACATCAAAATTGAAGATGAATACTTTACTCCTCAATATTTCGACTCAATTCAAACGCTCACAAAATTGACTTCAGAATTAATCCTAGAATCAAATAAGCAGGGAGAAAACCAATGA
- a CDS encoding site-specific integrase, which produces MSDKSMTWDEIVDEYFFSHNLREATEISYRKVVSGFSRFMGETVSPAQITHRDVLKWRRNLLKERNLSTHTWNNKVAHMRAIFNFSIERNLIDQDKNPFNDAVVQKERKKKKTLTREQLTAIYLLMQRIETEEPHAIWGLRCALYPAWYWLTVLDALRYTGMRQNQLLHIRLQDINLDEGYIELRLEGSKTHREWRVPAVRQLRARLASLIARAKLAGAEPSDILFDVTRFMKSRRHKDEYQYDEARAQQAIRSFFNRLSRDCGFLVSAHRFRHTLATELMKAPERNLLLVKDLLGHRNVSTTMEYVELNMEIVGRTLEKELALHTDIYAQPVLHDLTVM; this is translated from the coding sequence ATGTCAGATAAGTCAATGACCTGGGACGAAATCGTTGATGAGTATTTTTTCTCACATAATTTACGTGAGGCGACAGAAATCAGCTATCGGAAAGTCGTGAGCGGGTTTAGTCGATTTATGGGAGAGACCGTTTCCCCTGCCCAAATAACACACCGGGATGTGTTGAAATGGCGTCGAAATCTATTAAAAGAACGTAATCTATCTACGCATACGTGGAATAACAAAGTGGCCCATATGCGGGCAATATTTAATTTTTCGATAGAGCGAAATTTAATCGATCAGGACAAAAATCCCTTTAACGATGCAGTTGTTCAAAAAGAGCGAAAAAAGAAGAAGACGTTAACACGTGAACAACTGACAGCCATTTATCTCCTCATGCAGCGAATAGAAACTGAAGAGCCTCATGCTATCTGGGGGCTGAGATGCGCACTTTATCCTGCCTGGTACTGGCTTACTGTACTCGATGCCCTTCGCTACACAGGAATGCGACAGAATCAATTGCTGCATATTCGTCTGCAGGATATCAATCTGGATGAAGGATACATTGAGCTACGTCTGGAGGGGAGTAAAACGCATCGTGAATGGCGTGTTCCTGCTGTTCGCCAGTTACGTGCAAGGCTCGCATCGCTAATAGCGCGAGCAAAGCTGGCTGGTGCTGAGCCCTCTGATATCTTGTTCGATGTTACCCGTTTTATGAAGTCTCGTCGGCATAAAGACGAATATCAGTACGATGAAGCGAGAGCACAGCAAGCCATCCGATCTTTTTTCAACCGATTGTCGCGGGATTGTGGATTTCTGGTATCAGCCCATCGCTTTCGGCATACGTTGGCAACGGAATTGATGAAAGCGCCGGAGCGTAATCTGCTGCTGGTTAAGGATTTGCTAGGGCATCGAAATGTGAGCACAACGATGGAATATGTCGAACTGAACATGGAAATCGTGGGACGGACACTGGAAAAAGAGCTGGCGTTACATACGGATATTTATGCGCAACCCGTTTTACATGACTTGACAGTAATGTAA